The Micromonospora sediminicola genome contains a region encoding:
- a CDS encoding PQQ-dependent sugar dehydrogenase, with product MSPRLTYPRIRRLRTALAASCAALLLGTAGCALGEPEPDPAGEPPNLPTPSATASPGGAGQQVVATVLAKGLEVPWAIAFLPDGAALVTERDSGRILQVGPESGPDGLTVRPVQTVPGVASGGEGGLLGIAVSPGYARDRTVFVYYTAQDDNRIAKLRLGQPPTPILTGIPKAGNHDGGGLGFGPDGYLYASTGDAGRTENAQDPKSLGGKILRITPDGKPAPGNPTAGSPVWSTGHRNVQGFAWTPNKRMYAVEFGQNTWDEINQINQGGNYGWPQVEGRGDDKRYVNPIVQWRTADASCSGLAAVERLLVTACLRGQRLWLVELAGNGTVLGQPRELLTGKYGRLRAAAVAPDGSIWVSTSNRDGRGRPAAEDDRILRLVFADGGAGRS from the coding sequence GTGAGCCCGCGTCTGACGTACCCCCGCATCCGCCGCCTCCGGACGGCGCTGGCGGCCTCGTGCGCGGCGTTGCTGCTGGGCACCGCCGGCTGTGCCCTCGGCGAGCCCGAGCCGGACCCGGCCGGCGAGCCGCCCAACCTGCCGACGCCGTCGGCCACGGCCAGTCCCGGTGGGGCCGGGCAGCAGGTGGTGGCCACGGTGCTGGCCAAGGGGCTGGAGGTGCCGTGGGCCATCGCGTTCCTGCCCGACGGCGCGGCCCTGGTCACCGAACGGGACAGCGGGCGGATCCTCCAGGTCGGGCCGGAGTCCGGGCCGGACGGGCTCACCGTGCGGCCGGTGCAGACCGTGCCGGGCGTGGCCTCCGGTGGCGAGGGCGGCCTGCTCGGCATCGCCGTCTCCCCCGGCTACGCGCGGGACCGCACCGTCTTCGTCTACTACACCGCGCAGGACGACAACCGGATCGCGAAGCTGCGGCTCGGCCAGCCGCCGACCCCGATCCTCACCGGCATCCCCAAGGCCGGCAACCACGACGGCGGCGGGTTGGGCTTCGGCCCGGACGGCTACCTCTACGCGAGCACCGGCGACGCGGGGCGCACCGAGAACGCGCAGGACCCGAAGAGCCTCGGCGGCAAGATCCTGCGGATCACCCCGGACGGCAAGCCGGCCCCCGGCAACCCGACCGCCGGATCCCCGGTCTGGTCGACCGGGCACCGCAACGTGCAGGGCTTCGCCTGGACGCCGAACAAGCGGATGTACGCGGTGGAGTTCGGCCAGAACACCTGGGACGAGATCAACCAGATCAACCAGGGCGGCAACTACGGCTGGCCGCAGGTCGAGGGGCGTGGCGACGACAAGCGCTACGTGAATCCGATCGTGCAGTGGCGCACCGCCGACGCGTCCTGCTCCGGGCTGGCCGCGGTCGAGCGGCTGCTGGTCACCGCCTGCCTGCGCGGCCAACGGCTGTGGCTGGTCGAGCTGGCCGGCAACGGCACCGTGCTGGGCCAGCCGCGTGAGCTGCTCACCGGGAAGTACGGCCGGCTGCGGGCCGCCGCCGTGGCGCCGGACGGCTCGATCTGGGTGAGCACCTCCAACCGGGACGGCCGGGGCAGGCCCGCCGCGGAGGACGACCGGATCCTGCGCCTGGTCTTCGCCGACGGCGGGGCCGGGCGGAGCTGA
- a CDS encoding transketolase-like TK C-terminal-containing protein, producing the protein MNQHDLDVLDEIQRRVLWLATRIVDAANHDRDTGDGVKVGGHQASSASLVTAMTTLWFEHLDAEDRVAVKPHASPVFHAIQYLLGNLDRSYLPKLRARGGLQSYPSRTKDPDAVDFSTGSVGLGAAAPLFAAVTRRYVDAHFGARPHSRFVAIIGDAELDEGNIWEAVADPATTGLGNVMWLVDFNRQSLDRVVPGIRINQWRGQFEAAGWHVVEVKYGRKLAEAYGRPGGAALRDWIDRMPNEQYQSLFGLAGPALRKQFLDGAPAEVAAFVADIGDDELGPLVTDLGGHDAQAMLDAYAQCDAVTDRPSVVFAYTVKGWGLPIAGNPRNHSALLTTEQVDALRAAQGLTAETEWDRLDPTSPAGIRAGERREALSRPPRERALGVTVPETTRVRANKPVSTQEVFGRVLVDLARDPQVAPYLVTTAPDVATSTNLAGFINKTGVFAPTEQRSWTEDRMLRWTESPAGQHIELGISEMNLFLLLGQLGLSWDLSGQPLLPVGTVYDPFVLRGLDAFLYGTYSGSRFVVAGTPSGITLAPEGGAHQSTITASVGLELPGVTFLEPAYAGSLDWLLCDALGQIAGGSAPAATAAPAEDGAYYFRLSTRPVDQAPFEAARARLGEAVLRRQVVAGAYRLVDAHQAYPDLADAPVVQLAASGAVLPEVLAAAAELAEEGIAAHVVDVTSLDRLYRAWQRTLRQGVRTATVPSVPGALRSAFVDRVPVVTVHDAASHAMAWLGSAVGAPAVPLGVDEFGQSGSVRDLYELHDLLPGSIVNAALAALALR; encoded by the coding sequence GTGAACCAGCACGACCTCGACGTCCTCGACGAGATCCAGCGCCGGGTGCTCTGGCTCGCCACCCGCATCGTCGACGCCGCCAACCACGACCGGGACACCGGCGACGGGGTGAAGGTCGGCGGCCACCAGGCGTCCAGCGCCTCGCTGGTCACCGCGATGACCACGCTCTGGTTCGAGCACCTGGACGCCGAGGACCGGGTCGCGGTGAAGCCGCACGCCTCGCCGGTGTTCCACGCCATCCAGTACCTGCTCGGCAACCTCGACCGGTCCTACCTGCCGAAGCTGCGGGCGCGCGGCGGCCTCCAGTCGTACCCGTCGCGCACCAAGGACCCGGACGCTGTGGACTTCTCCACCGGCTCAGTCGGCCTGGGCGCCGCCGCGCCGCTGTTCGCCGCCGTCACCCGTCGCTATGTCGACGCGCACTTCGGCGCGCGGCCGCACTCCCGGTTCGTCGCCATCATCGGCGACGCCGAGCTGGACGAGGGCAACATCTGGGAGGCGGTCGCCGACCCGGCCACCACCGGCCTGGGCAACGTGATGTGGCTGGTCGACTTCAACCGCCAGTCGCTGGACCGGGTCGTCCCCGGCATCCGGATCAACCAGTGGCGGGGCCAGTTCGAGGCCGCCGGCTGGCACGTCGTGGAGGTCAAGTACGGCCGCAAGCTGGCCGAGGCGTACGGCCGGCCGGGCGGGGCCGCGTTGCGCGACTGGATCGACCGGATGCCGAACGAGCAGTACCAGTCGCTGTTCGGGCTGGCCGGGCCGGCCCTGCGCAAGCAGTTCCTGGACGGCGCGCCGGCCGAGGTGGCCGCGTTCGTCGCCGACATCGGTGACGACGAGCTGGGCCCGCTCGTCACCGACCTGGGCGGGCACGACGCGCAGGCGATGCTCGACGCGTACGCCCAGTGCGACGCGGTCACCGACCGGCCCAGCGTGGTGTTCGCGTACACGGTCAAGGGCTGGGGCCTGCCGATCGCCGGCAACCCGCGCAACCACTCGGCGCTGCTCACCACCGAGCAGGTCGACGCGCTGCGCGCCGCGCAGGGCCTCACCGCCGAGACCGAGTGGGACCGCCTCGACCCGACGTCCCCGGCCGGCATCCGGGCCGGCGAGCGCCGGGAGGCGCTGTCCCGCCCGCCGCGCGAGCGGGCGCTGGGCGTCACCGTCCCGGAGACCACCCGGGTACGCGCGAACAAGCCCGTCTCCACCCAGGAGGTCTTCGGCCGGGTGCTGGTCGACCTGGCCCGCGATCCGCAGGTGGCGCCCTACCTGGTGACCACCGCGCCGGACGTGGCCACCTCGACCAACCTCGCCGGGTTCATCAACAAGACCGGCGTCTTCGCCCCCACCGAGCAGCGTTCCTGGACCGAGGACCGGATGCTGCGCTGGACGGAGAGCCCCGCCGGGCAGCACATCGAGCTGGGCATCTCGGAGATGAACCTGTTCCTGCTGCTGGGCCAGCTCGGCCTGTCGTGGGACCTGTCCGGCCAGCCGCTGCTGCCGGTGGGCACGGTCTACGACCCGTTCGTGCTGCGCGGGCTCGACGCGTTCCTCTACGGCACCTACTCGGGTTCCCGGTTCGTGGTGGCCGGCACCCCGTCGGGCATCACGCTGGCGCCCGAGGGCGGCGCGCACCAGTCCACCATCACCGCCTCGGTCGGGCTGGAGCTGCCCGGCGTGACGTTCCTGGAGCCCGCGTACGCCGGCAGCCTCGACTGGCTGCTCTGCGACGCGCTCGGGCAGATCGCCGGCGGATCCGCGCCGGCCGCGACCGCCGCGCCGGCCGAGGACGGGGCGTACTACTTCCGGCTCAGCACCCGGCCGGTCGACCAGGCGCCGTTCGAGGCGGCCCGGGCCCGGCTCGGCGAGGCGGTGCTGCGCCGGCAGGTGGTGGCCGGCGCGTACCGGCTCGTCGACGCGCACCAGGCGTACCCCGATCTGGCGGACGCCCCGGTGGTGCAGCTCGCGGCCTCCGGCGCGGTGCTGCCGGAGGTCCTGGCCGCCGCCGCGGAGCTGGCGGAGGAGGGCATCGCCGCGCACGTGGTCGACGTGACCAGCCTGGACCGGCTCTACCGGGCGTGGCAGCGGACGCTGCGCCAGGGCGTGCGAACCGCCACCGTGCCGAGCGTGCCCGGCGCGCTGCGGTCGGCGTTCGTCGACCGGGTGCCGGTGGTCACCGTGCACGACGCCGCGTCGCACGCGATGGCCTGGCTCGGCTCGGCGGTGGGCGCCCCGGCGGTGCCGCTCGGGGTGGACGAGTTCGGCCAGTCCGGCAGCGTCCGTGACCTGTACGAGCTGCACGACCTGCTGCCGGGCAGCATCGTCAACGCCGCGCTGGCCGCGCTCGCGCTGCGCTGA
- the gatA gene encoding Asp-tRNA(Asn)/Glu-tRNA(Gln) amidotransferase subunit GatA gives MTDLTKLSAVDLAGLVASGETSAVEVTRAHLDRIGAVDDRVHAFLHVDTEGALAAARAVDERRAAGEELGPLAGVPVAVKDVLTTKGVPTTVGSKILEGWRPPYDSTIVERLRAAGTVMLGKTNMDEFAMGSSTEYSAYGPTRNPWDLERIPGGSGGGSAAALAAYEAPLSIGSDTGGSIRQPGAVTGTVGAKPTYGGTSRYGLVAFSSSLDTPGPCARNVLDAALLHQVIGGHDPRDSTSIPAPVPDVVGAARLGASGDLTGVKLGVVTEFTGEGAEPGVMAAFRESVEALAKLGAEIVEISCPHFGYALPAYYLIAPSECSSNLARFDGVRFGLRVGDDGNRSLEEVMSLTREAGFGPEVKRRIMIGTYALSSGYYDAYYGQAQKVRTLITRDFTAAFEQVDALISPTTPFVAFPIGARTSDPYQMYLADLFTIPTNLYGGPAISVPCGLSDGLPVGLQIMAPTMADDRMYRVAAALESTVGTFTPPAL, from the coding sequence GTGACCGACCTGACCAAGCTCAGCGCCGTCGACCTCGCCGGTCTGGTGGCCAGCGGCGAGACCTCCGCGGTCGAGGTCACCCGGGCCCACCTGGACCGGATCGGCGCGGTCGACGACCGGGTGCACGCCTTCCTGCACGTCGACACCGAGGGGGCGCTGGCCGCCGCGCGGGCCGTGGACGAGCGTCGGGCCGCCGGCGAGGAGCTGGGCCCGCTGGCCGGCGTGCCGGTCGCGGTGAAGGACGTGCTCACCACCAAGGGCGTGCCCACCACCGTCGGGTCGAAGATCCTGGAGGGCTGGCGCCCGCCCTACGACTCGACGATCGTCGAGCGGCTGCGCGCCGCCGGCACGGTGATGCTCGGCAAGACCAACATGGACGAGTTCGCCATGGGCTCCTCCACCGAATACTCCGCGTACGGCCCGACCCGCAACCCGTGGGACCTGGAGCGGATCCCCGGCGGCTCCGGCGGCGGCAGCGCCGCGGCGCTGGCCGCGTACGAGGCGCCGCTGTCGATCGGCTCGGACACCGGCGGTTCGATCCGCCAGCCCGGCGCGGTCACCGGCACCGTCGGCGCCAAGCCCACCTACGGCGGCACCTCCCGGTACGGCCTGGTCGCGTTCTCCTCGTCGCTGGACACCCCCGGCCCGTGCGCCCGCAACGTGCTCGACGCCGCGCTGCTGCACCAGGTGATCGGCGGCCACGACCCGCGCGACTCCACCTCGATCCCGGCCCCGGTGCCGGACGTGGTGGGCGCGGCCCGGTTGGGCGCGAGCGGTGACCTGACCGGCGTGAAGCTCGGTGTGGTCACCGAGTTCACCGGCGAGGGCGCCGAGCCGGGCGTGATGGCCGCGTTCCGCGAGTCGGTGGAGGCCCTGGCCAAGCTGGGCGCGGAGATCGTGGAGATCTCCTGCCCGCACTTCGGGTACGCGCTGCCGGCCTACTACCTGATCGCGCCGAGCGAGTGCTCCTCCAACCTGGCCCGGTTCGACGGCGTCCGGTTCGGCCTGCGGGTCGGCGACGACGGCAACCGGTCGCTGGAGGAGGTCATGTCGCTGACCCGGGAGGCCGGCTTCGGCCCGGAGGTCAAGCGCCGCATCATGATCGGCACGTACGCCCTCTCCTCGGGCTACTACGACGCCTACTACGGCCAGGCGCAGAAGGTCCGCACCCTGATCACCCGCGACTTCACCGCCGCGTTCGAGCAGGTGGACGCGCTGATCTCGCCGACCACGCCGTTCGTGGCGTTCCCGATCGGGGCGCGCACCTCCGACCCCTACCAGATGTACCTGGCCGACCTGTTCACCATCCCGACGAACCTGTACGGCGGCCCGGCGATCTCGGTCCCGTGCGGCCTGTCCGACGGGCTCCCGGTCGGTCTGCAGATCATGGCGCCGACCATGGCCGACGACCGGATGTACCGGGTCGCCGCCGCGCTGGAGTCGACGGTCGGCACGTTCACCCCACCGGCACTGTGA
- a CDS encoding metallophosphoesterase family protein codes for MDDHENEQHRAGDTTPPETGPARRWTAWRPGHRLRRVGVVLALLAVTLGGIVVGTYAGGHVGTDIGPFRAELKLSPSLTGGTTVDIPPLGALLLDSHDGPAYLTVEVGALDQGRTEALIDDPASISRASQSAVEDVRAGVMRLGLKTLASAVLATLLLAALVFRDVRRTAWAGGLALVVTAGSLGLGAATLRPQAIEEPRYEGLLVNAPAIVGDARRIANDYTKYAEQLQRLVGNVSKLYTTVSALPVVQPSPGTTRVLHVSDMHLNPTGWQLIRTVVEQFGIDVVIDTGDITDWGSEPEASFVGSIGLLKKPYVFIRGNHDSPRTAAAVAQQPNAIVLNNSVTTVGGLTIAGIGDPRFTPDKETSPAGSGLTSAVADQVIGAGEQLATTVGKSPRKVDVALVHDPASAGPLSGLAPLVLSGHTHSRQVSKLPQAPGKQPTTLMVEGSTGGAGLRGLEGEKPTPLTMTVLYFDQQKLLQAYDEITVGGTGQSQVNLERHVIRDPAKGDQVPVTPTPTRGPSESPSPSSSATSPSPTTTG; via the coding sequence ATGGACGACCACGAGAACGAACAGCACCGCGCCGGGGACACGACGCCCCCGGAGACCGGGCCTGCCCGCCGCTGGACGGCGTGGCGACCCGGCCACCGGCTGCGCCGGGTGGGCGTGGTGCTCGCGCTGCTCGCGGTCACCCTCGGCGGCATCGTGGTGGGCACGTACGCGGGCGGCCACGTCGGCACCGACATCGGCCCGTTCCGCGCCGAGCTGAAGCTCAGCCCGTCGCTGACCGGCGGCACCACCGTCGACATCCCGCCGCTGGGCGCGTTGCTGCTGGACAGTCACGACGGGCCGGCCTACCTGACCGTCGAGGTGGGCGCGCTGGACCAGGGCCGCACCGAGGCGCTGATCGACGACCCGGCCAGCATCAGCCGGGCCAGCCAGTCGGCGGTGGAGGACGTCCGCGCCGGCGTGATGCGACTCGGGCTGAAGACGCTCGCCTCGGCGGTGCTGGCCACCCTGCTCCTGGCCGCGCTCGTGTTCCGGGACGTCCGGCGTACCGCCTGGGCCGGCGGCCTGGCGCTGGTGGTCACCGCCGGCAGCCTCGGCCTCGGCGCCGCCACCCTGCGGCCGCAGGCGATCGAGGAGCCCCGGTACGAGGGCCTGCTGGTCAACGCGCCCGCGATCGTCGGTGACGCACGGCGGATCGCCAACGACTACACCAAGTACGCGGAGCAGTTGCAGCGGCTGGTCGGCAACGTCAGCAAGCTCTACACCACGGTCTCCGCGCTGCCGGTGGTGCAGCCGTCCCCGGGCACCACCCGGGTGCTGCACGTGTCGGACATGCACCTGAACCCGACCGGCTGGCAGCTGATCCGCACCGTGGTCGAGCAGTTCGGCATCGACGTCGTGATCGACACCGGCGACATCACCGACTGGGGCAGCGAGCCGGAGGCCTCCTTCGTCGGCTCGATCGGCCTGCTGAAAAAGCCGTACGTGTTCATCCGCGGCAACCACGACTCGCCCCGCACGGCCGCGGCCGTGGCCCAGCAGCCGAACGCGATCGTGCTGAACAACTCCGTCACGACGGTCGGCGGGCTGACCATCGCCGGGATCGGCGACCCCCGGTTCACCCCGGACAAGGAGACCTCACCGGCCGGCAGCGGCCTCACCTCGGCCGTCGCCGACCAGGTGATCGGCGCCGGTGAGCAGCTCGCGACCACGGTCGGGAAGTCGCCACGCAAGGTGGACGTCGCGCTGGTGCACGACCCGGCCTCGGCCGGGCCGCTCTCCGGCCTCGCGCCGTTGGTGCTGTCCGGGCACACCCACTCCCGGCAGGTGTCGAAGCTGCCGCAGGCGCCGGGCAAGCAGCCCACCACGCTGATGGTGGAGGGCTCGACCGGCGGGGCCGGGCTGCGCGGGCTGGAGGGCGAGAAGCCCACCCCGCTGACCATGACGGTGCTCTACTTCGACCAGCAGAAGCTGCTCCAGGCCTACGACGAGATCACCGTCGGCGGCACCGGCCAGTCCCAGGTCAACCTGGAGCGACACGTCATCCGGGACCCGGCCAAGGGCGACCAGGTGCCGGTCACCCCGACCCCCACCCGCGGCCCGTCGGAGTCACCGTCGCCCTCGTCGAGCGCCACCTCCCCGAGCCCGACCACCACCGGCTGA
- the gatB gene encoding Asp-tRNA(Asn)/Glu-tRNA(Gln) amidotransferase subunit GatB: MTTTLPAYDEVVARWEPVIGLETHVELGTNTKMWCGCPTDFGGEPNTRVCPVCLGLPGSLPVANKAAIEATIRIGLALNCSIAEWCRFARKNYFYPDMPKNFQISQYDEPLCFDGYLDVEVNGELVRIGIERVHLEEDTGKTLHVGGATGRIHGATESLVDYNRAGIPLVEIVTKPIPGTGALAPEVARAYVAELRDVIRSLGVSDVRMEEGSLRCDVNTSLNLPGEEWGTRTETKNVNSLRSVERAVRSEMLRQASVLDAGGRITQETRHFHEDTGDTTPGRSKETATDYRYFPEPDLVPLAPDTAWVAELKAALPELPRLRRKRIQQDWGLSDLDMQSVVNAGAVELIEATVAAGATPAAARKWWLGELSRRANETGVELADVGATPAQVAELQGLVDAGKLNDKLARTVLEGVVAGEGSPTEIMTNRNLEVVSDTGALTAAVDEAIAANPDVADKIRSGKVAAAGALVGAVMKTTRGQADAKTVRELILERLGAA; encoded by the coding sequence ATGACGACGACACTGCCCGCGTACGACGAGGTCGTGGCGCGCTGGGAACCGGTGATCGGCCTGGAGACCCACGTCGAGCTGGGCACGAACACCAAGATGTGGTGCGGCTGCCCGACCGACTTCGGCGGCGAGCCGAACACCCGGGTCTGCCCGGTCTGCCTGGGCCTGCCCGGTTCGCTGCCGGTGGCCAACAAGGCCGCCATCGAGGCGACGATCCGGATCGGTCTGGCGCTCAACTGCTCGATCGCCGAGTGGTGCCGGTTCGCCCGGAAGAACTACTTCTACCCGGACATGCCGAAGAACTTCCAGATCAGCCAGTACGACGAGCCGCTGTGCTTCGACGGCTACCTGGACGTCGAGGTCAACGGCGAGCTGGTGCGCATCGGCATCGAGCGGGTGCACCTGGAGGAGGACACCGGCAAGACGCTGCACGTCGGCGGCGCCACCGGCCGGATCCACGGCGCCACCGAGTCGCTCGTCGACTACAACCGGGCCGGCATCCCGCTGGTCGAGATCGTCACCAAGCCGATCCCGGGCACCGGCGCGCTCGCGCCGGAGGTCGCCCGCGCGTACGTCGCCGAGCTGCGCGACGTGATCCGCTCCCTGGGCGTCTCCGACGTCCGGATGGAGGAGGGCTCGCTGCGCTGCGACGTCAACACCTCGCTGAACCTGCCGGGCGAGGAGTGGGGCACGCGCACCGAGACCAAGAACGTCAACTCGTTGCGCTCGGTCGAGCGGGCGGTCCGCTCGGAGATGCTGCGCCAGGCGTCGGTGCTGGACGCGGGGGGCCGGATCACCCAGGAGACCCGGCACTTCCACGAGGACACCGGCGACACCACCCCGGGCCGGTCGAAGGAGACCGCCACCGACTACCGGTACTTCCCGGAGCCGGACCTGGTGCCGCTGGCGCCGGACACCGCCTGGGTGGCCGAGCTGAAGGCCGCCCTGCCGGAGCTGCCGCGGCTGCGCCGCAAGCGGATCCAGCAGGACTGGGGTCTGTCGGACCTGGACATGCAGTCGGTGGTGAACGCGGGTGCGGTCGAGCTGATCGAGGCGACCGTGGCCGCCGGCGCCACCCCGGCCGCCGCCCGCAAGTGGTGGCTGGGTGAGCTGTCCCGCCGCGCCAACGAGACCGGCGTGGAGCTGGCCGACGTCGGGGCCACCCCGGCGCAGGTCGCCGAGCTGCAGGGCCTGGTCGACGCGGGCAAACTCAACGACAAGCTGGCCCGTACGGTGCTGGAGGGCGTGGTGGCCGGCGAGGGTTCGCCGACCGAGATCATGACCAACCGCAACCTGGAGGTCGTCTCGGACACCGGCGCGCTCACCGCCGCCGTGGACGAGGCGATCGCGGCCAACCCCGACGTCGCCGACAAGATCCGCAGCGGCAAGGTCGCGGCGGCCGGTGCGCTGGTCGGCGCGGTCATGAAGACCACCCGCGGCCAGGCGGACGCGAAGACCGTCCGCGAGCTGATCCTGGAGCGCCTCGGCGCCGCCTGA
- a CDS encoding SpoIIE family protein phosphatase: MSEDGPGRTAAPIPALTDPDRLRSLDETRLDSVPDEAFDRFARLVGDLLDVPVALVSLVDAERQFFPGATGLPEPWAARRETPLSHSFCQHVVDIEVPMVLPDARLYPRVRLNLAIEDLGVVAYAGMPLTDLDGRVLGSLCAIDSKPRAWTKEQLRTLGDLAAACSSELRLRIAVRSADEARRRAEEAHDRLAMLAGMSEMLGGTLDVSTAVDRLAHAMVPLLGDWCLITLVDPAGRPRTVSGVHRDPERDADLARFTALLTTGLGPESLIRSVLRSGRPVMRGVAGLDDVARGTTRPELVTLADRLGISSHLTVPITAAGDRVIGAVTLVNRPGRRGFDASDLRTAQDIGVRAGQAVGNSRLYGEQRHVAEVLQHSMLPALPAVPGIELAARYLPAADRVEVGGDWYDAFVQPDGELVAAIGDVAGHDIEAAASMGQLRNLVRGNAYGRDDPVEELVANLDRAIGGLRVPTVATAVLARVRPHGDGLRVCWCNAGHPPPLLIRADGAVSVAEGRGPLLGLARPPRRTGRALTLAPGDTLLLHTDGLIERRDQPIDEGQAELLAHLAAAGSGVPLNLLCDRLLAAAHRREDDVALLALRAG, encoded by the coding sequence ATGAGCGAGGACGGCCCCGGACGGACGGCCGCGCCGATTCCGGCGCTGACCGACCCCGACCGGCTGCGTTCCCTCGACGAGACCCGCCTCGACTCCGTGCCGGACGAGGCGTTCGACCGATTCGCCCGACTGGTCGGTGACCTGCTCGACGTCCCGGTCGCGCTGGTCTCCCTGGTCGACGCCGAGCGCCAGTTCTTCCCGGGCGCGACCGGGCTGCCCGAGCCCTGGGCGGCCCGCCGGGAGACCCCGCTCAGCCACTCGTTCTGCCAGCACGTCGTCGACATCGAAGTGCCGATGGTGCTGCCCGACGCCCGCCTCTACCCCCGGGTGCGGCTGAACCTCGCCATCGAGGACCTGGGCGTGGTGGCGTACGCGGGCATGCCGCTGACCGACCTGGACGGGCGGGTGCTCGGCTCGCTCTGCGCGATCGACAGCAAGCCCCGGGCGTGGACCAAGGAGCAGTTGCGGACGCTCGGCGACCTGGCCGCCGCCTGCTCCTCGGAGCTGCGGCTGCGGATCGCCGTCCGCAGCGCCGACGAGGCCCGCCGCCGCGCCGAGGAGGCACACGACCGGCTCGCCATGCTGGCCGGGATGAGCGAGATGCTCGGCGGCACCCTCGACGTGTCCACCGCCGTCGACCGGCTCGCGCACGCCATGGTGCCGCTGCTCGGCGACTGGTGTCTGATCACCCTGGTCGACCCGGCCGGGCGCCCGCGCACCGTCTCCGGGGTGCACCGCGACCCGGAGCGTGACGCCGACCTGGCCCGCTTCACCGCGCTGCTGACCACCGGGCTCGGCCCGGAGTCGCTGATCCGGTCGGTGCTGCGCAGCGGCCGGCCGGTGATGCGCGGCGTCGCCGGCCTCGACGACGTGGCGCGCGGCACCACCCGCCCGGAGCTGGTGACGCTGGCCGATCGGCTCGGCATCAGCTCCCACCTGACCGTGCCGATCACCGCGGCCGGTGACCGGGTGATCGGCGCGGTCACGCTCGTCAACCGTCCCGGTCGGCGCGGCTTCGACGCGAGCGACCTGCGCACCGCCCAGGACATCGGCGTACGGGCCGGCCAGGCCGTCGGCAACAGCCGGCTCTACGGCGAGCAGCGGCACGTCGCCGAGGTGCTCCAGCACAGCATGCTGCCCGCGCTGCCGGCGGTGCCGGGGATCGAGCTGGCCGCCCGCTACCTGCCGGCCGCCGACCGGGTCGAGGTCGGCGGCGACTGGTACGACGCGTTCGTCCAGCCCGACGGCGAGCTGGTGGCCGCGATCGGCGACGTCGCCGGGCACGACATCGAGGCGGCGGCCTCCATGGGCCAGCTGCGCAACCTGGTCCGGGGCAACGCGTACGGGCGGGACGACCCGGTGGAGGAGCTGGTGGCCAACCTCGACCGGGCCATCGGCGGGCTGCGGGTGCCCACGGTCGCCACCGCGGTGCTGGCCCGGGTCCGCCCGCACGGCGACGGGCTGCGGGTCTGCTGGTGCAACGCCGGCCACCCGCCACCACTGCTGATCCGCGCCGACGGCGCGGTGTCGGTGGCCGAGGGACGGGGTCCGCTGCTCGGTCTGGCCCGTCCGCCCCGGCGCACCGGGCGGGCTCTCACCCTCGCGCCGGGCGACACCCTGCTGCTGCACACCGACGGGCTGATCGAGCGCCGCGACCAGCCGATCGACGAGGGGCAGGCGGAACTGCTGGCCCACCTCGCCGCGGCCGGGTCCGGGGTGCCGCTCAATCTCCTCTGCGACCGGCTGCTCGCCGCCGCGCACCGTCGCGAGGACGACGTCGCCCTGCTCGCGCTGCGGGCCGGCTGA
- the gatC gene encoding Asp-tRNA(Asn)/Glu-tRNA(Gln) amidotransferase subunit GatC, with translation MAAISREEVAHLARLSRLAVTEEELDTFAGQLDVILQSVAQVGEVAAADIPPTSHSVPLTNVLREDVVTPSLTPQEVLSGAPDAEEQRFRVPRILDEDVAS, from the coding sequence ATGGCCGCCATCTCCCGCGAGGAGGTCGCGCACCTCGCGCGACTGTCGCGGCTCGCCGTCACCGAGGAGGAGCTGGACACCTTCGCCGGTCAGCTGGACGTGATCCTCCAGTCGGTCGCGCAGGTCGGCGAGGTCGCCGCGGCGGACATCCCGCCGACGTCCCACTCGGTGCCGCTGACCAACGTGCTCCGCGAGGACGTGGTGACGCCGAGTCTGACCCCGCAGGAGGTGCTGTCGGGCGCGCCCGACGCCGAGGAGCAGCGGTTCCGCGTCCCGCGGATCCTGGACGAGGATGTGGCATCGTGA